One window of Trifolium pratense cultivar HEN17-A07 linkage group LG5, ARS_RC_1.1, whole genome shotgun sequence genomic DNA carries:
- the LOC123884478 gene encoding protein QUIRKY: MGTVKKLIVEVIDAQNLAPKDGHGTSSPYIVIDFYGQRRKTRTAVRDLNPVWNETLSFNVGEHNEIFGDVLELDVYHDMKYGPTRRENSLGRVRLSSTQFVKKGEEALIYYELKKKSLFNMVQGKIGLKIYYVDEEISPAPVPENSAPPPEKIEEAKIKEAEETKSATEPGKVEPPPATPSEPPPEGEKPQENPSAKDKKEATPLPVPEPEPKTEPESEPVQEGVENPVDALPPEAFEMAAASISRSNSEIRFSGINGPHPQPMRRSASTASFTSEASFDSMLIERSTFDLVEKMHYLFVRVVKARYLPTNGSPIVKISVSGHNVNSNPARKTTLFEWNQTFAFTRDAQDSSPILEIIVWDSPEPRLLGGVCFDVNEIPVRDPPDSPLAPQWYRMEGGGAQHGDLMIATWIGTQADESFSDAWKSDTYNHIHSKAKVYQSPKLWYLRVTILEAQDITPLTPLKEAWFQFQLRVQFGFQVFKTKTAVTKNGVVSWNEDLLFVASEPITVSDYIVFNLENRQPKAPVTMGVVKIPLATVERRVDDRNVGSRWFTFEDPKEEKNNGYKGRVHLRLCFDGGYHVMDEAAHVTSDYRPTARQLWKPPVGTIELGIIGCKNLIPMKTVNGKSSTDGYCVAKYGNKWVRTRTVSDNLEPKWNEQYTWKVFDPSTVLTIGVFDSFSVFELDNSNSEITNESMRPDFRIGKVRIRISTLQTGRVYKNTYPLLVLTHGGLKRMGEIELAIRFVRTVQRLDFLHVYSQPMLPLMHHIKPLGLVHQEVLRNTAVKMVAGHLSRSEPPLRKDIVFYMLDADSHNFSVRKVRANWYRIINVVAGLIEIVRWIEDTRGWKNPTATLLVHALLVMLVWFPDLIIPTLAFYVFAIGAWNYRFRARDPLPHFDPKISLADVVDREELDEEFDTIPSSRSYEAVRARYDKLRTLGARVQIVLGDLATQGERMQALVTWRDPHATGIFVILCLVVAFILYLVPSKMVAMACGFYYLRHPIFRDRLPSPVLNFFRRLPSLSDRIM; the protein is encoded by the coding sequence ATGGGCACCGTTAAAAAACTCATAGTAGAAGTAATAGACGCACAAAACCTTGCACCAAAGGACGGTCACGGTACTTCAAGTCCTTATATTGTAATTGACTTTTACGGTCAAAGAAGAAAAACCCGAACCGCGGTTCGTGATCTGAACCCGGTTTGGAACGAAACGCTGTCGTTTAACGTTGGCGAACATAACGAAATTTTTGGCGATGTTTTAGAACTCGATGTTTACCATGATATGAAATATGGTCCAACTCGGAGAGAAAACTCACTGGGTCGAGTACGACTCAGTTCAACTCAGTTTGTTAAAAAAGGTGAAGAAGCTTTGATTTATTatgagttgaagaagaaaaGTTTGTTCAATATGGTTCAAGGAAAAATTGGCCTCAAAATTTATTACGTTGATGAAGAAATTTCTCCGGCACCGGTGCCGGAAAATTCAGCACCGCCGCCGGAGAAGATAGAGGAAGCAAAGATCAAGGAAGCAGAAGAAACTAAATCAGCAACTGAGCCGGGAAAAGTAGAACCACCGCCGGCAACGCCGTCTGAACCACCGCCGGAAGGTGAAAAGCCACAAGAAAATCCATCGGCGAAAGACAAAAAAGAAGCTACACCACTACCCGTACCTGAACCCGAACCTAAGACCGAACCAGAATCTGAACCGGTTCAAGAAGGAGTTGAAAATCCAGTGGATGCGTTACCACCAGAAGCATTTGAAATGGCAGCAGCATCTATTTCAAGGTCAAATTCAGAAATAAGATTCAGCGGAATCAACGGTCCACATCCACAGCCAATGAGAAGATCAGCATCAACTGCTAGTTTTACATCAGAAGCTTCATTTGACAGTATGTTGATCGAACGGTCAACATTCGATCTCGTTGAGAAGATGCACTACCTCTTCGTTCGCGTGGTGAAAGCGCGCTACTTACCAACAAACGGTAGCCCGATTGTGAAGATTTCGGTTTCGGGTCACAATGTTAATTCCAATCCCGCTCGCAAAACAACATTGTTCGAATGGAACCAAACATTTGCTTTCACCCGCGACGCACAAGATTCTTCCCCTATACTTGAAATCATTGTGTGGGATTCACCGGAACCTCGTTTACTCGGTGGAGTTTGTTTTGATGTAAACGAGATTCCAGTGCGAGACCCACCGGATAGTCCTCTTGCACCACAATGGTATAGAATGGAAGGTGGTGGGGCCCAACATGGTGACTTAATGATTGCCACGTGGATTGGTACGCAAGCTGACGAATCATTTTCTGACGCGTGGAAAAGTGATACTTACAATCACATACATTCAAAAGCCAAAGTGTATCAATCACCAAAACTTTGGTACCTACGTGTAACTATTCTTGAAGCTCAAGATATAACTCCGTTAACACCGTTAAAAGAAGCATGGTTTCAATTTCAACTTAGAGTTCAATTCGGATTTCAAGTGTTTAAAACAAAAACGGCCGTTACGAAAAACGGTGTCGTTTCATGGAATGAAGATCTTCTCTTTGTAGCATCAGAGCCAATAACTGTAAGTGACTACATTGTTTTCAATTTAGAAAATCGACAACCGAAAGCGCCGGTGACAATGGGCGTTGTGAAAATACCTTTAGCGACGGTTGAGAGAAGAGTTGATGATCGAAACGTCGGGTCACGATGGTTCACATTTGAAGATCCCAAAGAAGAAAAGAATAACGGTTACAAAGGGAGAGTACACTTACGGTTATGTTTCGATGGAGGGTATCACGTGATGGATGAAGCTGCTCACGTGACAAGTGATTACCGGCCAACGGCTAGACAACTTTGGAAACCACCGGTTGGAACTATCGAGCTTGGTATCATTGGTTGCAAAAATTTGATACCGATGAAAACGGTAAATGGTAAAAGTTCAACTGATGGTTACTGTGTTGCGAAGTACGGTAACAAATGGGTACGTACGAGAACAGTTTCCGATAATTTGGAACCGAAGTGGAATGAACAATACACGTGGAAAGTTTTCGATCCTTCAACTGTTTTAACCATTGGAGTTTTCGATAGTTTTTCAGTTTTCGAATTGGATAATTCGAACAGTGAAATAACTAACGAATCAATGAGACCTGATTTTCGTATTGGTAAAGTACGGATACGTATTTCTACTCTTCAAACGGGGCGTGTGTATAAAAATACGTATCCACTTTTGGTTTTGACACATGGTGGTTTAAAAAGGATGGGTGAGATTGAATTAGCAATAAGATTTGTTAGGACGGTTCAACGGTTAGATTTCCTCCACGTGTACTCTCAACCGATGTTGCCTTTGATGCACCATATAAAACCTTTGGGTTTGGTTCATCAAGAGGTTTTAAGAAACACGGCGGTGAAAATGGTTGCGGGGCATCTTTCGAGATCAGAACCTCCGTTGAGGAAagatattgtattttatatgcTTGATGCTGATTCGCATAATTTTAGTGTGAGGAAGGTGCGTGCGAATTGGTATAGGATAATTAATGTGGTTGCAGGCTTGATCGAGATCGTGAGGTGGATAGAGGATACACGTGGATGGAAGAATCCAACCGCTACGCTTCTTGTTCATGCTTTACTTGTTATGTTGGTTTGGTTCCCCGACTTGATTATTCCCACATTAGCTTTTTATGTCTTTGCTATTGGCGCGTGGAACTATAGGTTTCGTGCGCGTGATCCTCTTCCACATTTTGATCCGAAGATTTCTCTTGCTGATGTGGTGGATAGGGAGGAGTTGGACGAGGAGTTTGATACCATTCCGAGTAGTCGGTCATATGAAGCTGTGCGTGCAAGGTATGATAAGTTGCGTACGCTTGGGGCACGCGTGCAGATTGTGTTAGGGGACTTGGCAACACAAGGGGAACGCATGCAGGCATTGGTGACATGGCGTGATCCACACGCGACTGGAATTTTTGTTATCTTGTGTTTGGTTGTGGCAtttatattgtatttggtgCCTTCGAAGATGGTGGCTATGGCTTGTGGATTCTATTATCTTCGCCACCCTATCTTTCGTGATCGATTACCGTCACCGGTGCTGAATTTCTTTAGAAGACTCCCTTCATTGTCAGATCGAATTATGTAG
- the LOC123885056 gene encoding probable polygalacturonase At3g15720 isoform X1, with translation MKFQFVSFVMFVVVAAAAASPYTSPSFNVLDYGAVGNGKNDETRAFMDAWKDTCSEVHDNPTLLIPKGKTFMLQPMWFQGPCNSATIYIKIEGTIIAPNNIKAWKWPNNIDRLTWIRFIEISGLVVYGGGLIDGKGASWWDCYSNTKCESENPTALHFHACENLILRQLTHINSPRNHISLNACHGSHISELHIIAPNESPNTDGIDIAESSNIIIENSKIETGDDCIAINHGSSSIDIVGIFCGPGHGISVGSLGRNGAQESVEKIYVRNCTFNGTTNGARIKTWIGGQGYARKVTFEDIIVIEANNPVIIDQEYNPYDSVYAVKVSDVTFRNIRGTSISKHAIQLHCDEALSCTNIILEGINITSSIGEEVHASCKNVNGICTSCIPYVPCLFQE, from the exons atgaaatttcaatttGTTTCCTTTGTaatgtttgttgttgttgctgctgctgctgcttcaCCTTATACAAGTCCCAGCTTCAATGTTCTTGACTATGGTGCTGTTGGGAATGGCAAAAATGATGAAACAAGG GCTTTTATGGATGCATGGAAAGATACATGTAGTGAAGTTCATGACAACCCAACACTTCTGATACCTAAAGGAAAAACATTCATGTTGCAGCCGATGTGGTTTCAAGGTCCTTGCAACTCTGCAACCATTTATATAAAG ATTGAGGGAACTATCATAGCCCCAAACAACATTAAGGCTTGGAAATGGCCCAATAACATTGACAGACTCACATGGATCCGTTTCATAGAGATAAGTGGGCTTGTGGTTTATGGTGGTGGACTCATTGATGGAAAAGGTGCTTCATGGTGGGATTGCTATTCTAATACCAAGTGTGAAAGTGAAAATCCAACG GCTCTGCATTTTCATGCATGTGAAAATCTAATTCTAAGGCAATTGACTCACATAAATAGCCCAAGAAATCATATAAGTTTGAATGCATGTCATGGCTCACACATCTCTGAACTACATATTATTGCACCAAATGAAAGCCCAAACACTGATGGGATTGACATTGCAGAATCATCAAATATCATCATTGAGAATTCAAAGATTGAAACTG GTGATGATTGTATTGCCATTAATCACGGTTCGAGTTCAATTGACATTGTTGGAATTTTTTGTGGACCTGGCCATGGAATAAG TGTGGGGAGCCTAGGAAGAAATGGAGCTCAAGAATCGGTGGAAAAGATATATGTGCGAAATTGCACTTTCAATGGGACAACAAATGGAGCCAGAATCAAGACATGGATA GGAGGACAAGGGTATGCAAGAAAAGTCACATTTGAGGATATAATAGTAATTGAAGCTAACAATCCTGTGATTATTGATCAAGAATACAATCCGTACGATAGTGTATATGCAGTGAAAGTGAGTGATGTTACTTTTCGCAACATAAGAGGAACATCAATTTCTAAGCATGCAATTCAATTACATTGTGATGAAGCCCTAAGTTGCACAAACATTATACTTGAAGGGATTAATATAACATCTTCAATAGGAGAGGAAGTTCATGCATCATGTAAAAATGTAAATGGGATATGCACTTCATGTATTCCATATGTTCCATGTCTTTTTCAAGAGTGA
- the LOC123885056 gene encoding probable polygalacturonase At3g15720 isoform X2 produces the protein MLQPMWFQGPCNSATIYIKIEGTIIAPNNIKAWKWPNNIDRLTWIRFIEISGLVVYGGGLIDGKGASWWDCYSNTKCESENPTALHFHACENLILRQLTHINSPRNHISLNACHGSHISELHIIAPNESPNTDGIDIAESSNIIIENSKIETGDDCIAINHGSSSIDIVGIFCGPGHGISVGSLGRNGAQESVEKIYVRNCTFNGTTNGARIKTWIGGQGYARKVTFEDIIVIEANNPVIIDQEYNPYDSVYAVKVSDVTFRNIRGTSISKHAIQLHCDEALSCTNIILEGINITSSIGEEVHASCKNVNGICTSCIPYVPCLFQE, from the exons ATGTTGCAGCCGATGTGGTTTCAAGGTCCTTGCAACTCTGCAACCATTTATATAAAG ATTGAGGGAACTATCATAGCCCCAAACAACATTAAGGCTTGGAAATGGCCCAATAACATTGACAGACTCACATGGATCCGTTTCATAGAGATAAGTGGGCTTGTGGTTTATGGTGGTGGACTCATTGATGGAAAAGGTGCTTCATGGTGGGATTGCTATTCTAATACCAAGTGTGAAAGTGAAAATCCAACG GCTCTGCATTTTCATGCATGTGAAAATCTAATTCTAAGGCAATTGACTCACATAAATAGCCCAAGAAATCATATAAGTTTGAATGCATGTCATGGCTCACACATCTCTGAACTACATATTATTGCACCAAATGAAAGCCCAAACACTGATGGGATTGACATTGCAGAATCATCAAATATCATCATTGAGAATTCAAAGATTGAAACTG GTGATGATTGTATTGCCATTAATCACGGTTCGAGTTCAATTGACATTGTTGGAATTTTTTGTGGACCTGGCCATGGAATAAG TGTGGGGAGCCTAGGAAGAAATGGAGCTCAAGAATCGGTGGAAAAGATATATGTGCGAAATTGCACTTTCAATGGGACAACAAATGGAGCCAGAATCAAGACATGGATA GGAGGACAAGGGTATGCAAGAAAAGTCACATTTGAGGATATAATAGTAATTGAAGCTAACAATCCTGTGATTATTGATCAAGAATACAATCCGTACGATAGTGTATATGCAGTGAAAGTGAGTGATGTTACTTTTCGCAACATAAGAGGAACATCAATTTCTAAGCATGCAATTCAATTACATTGTGATGAAGCCCTAAGTTGCACAAACATTATACTTGAAGGGATTAATATAACATCTTCAATAGGAGAGGAAGTTCATGCATCATGTAAAAATGTAAATGGGATATGCACTTCATGTATTCCATATGTTCCATGTCTTTTTCAAGAGTGA
- the LOC123884606 gene encoding beta-glucosidase BoGH3B-like, translating into MAKGTIFLVGIMLLHCLVAMAEVEYLKYKDPKQPLNTRIKDLMDRMTLEEKIGQMVQIERVNATADVMKKYFIGSVLSGGGSVPKVNATAKDWVDMINKIQNGALSSRLGIPMIYGVDAVHGHNNVYNATIFPHNVGLGATRDPQLVKKIGEATALESRATGIPYVFAPCIAVCRDPRWGRCYESYSEDHKIVQAMTEIIPGLQGDVPANSPKGVPFVAGKNKVAACAKHFVGDGGTTKGINENNTVVTRHELLSIHMPAYYNSIIQGVSTIMVSYSSWNGEKMHANRDLVTDFLKNTLRFRGFVISDYEGIDRITSPPHANYTYSIETAVNAGLDMIMIPYNYPEFIDGLTLLVKNNFVPISRIDDAVKRILRVKFVMGLFENPLADYSFVDQLGSQEHREIAREAVRKSLVLLKNGKNVDKPILPLPKKASKVLVAGSHADNLGYQCGGWTIEWQGVDGNNFTSGTTILSAIKNTVDKDTEVVYQENPSLDYVKSNDFSYAIVVVGETPYAETKGDSLNLTISGNGTQTINNVCGGVKCVVVLITGRPVVIQPYVDTIDGLVAAWLPGSEGYGVTDVLFGDYGFSGKLPRTWFKTVDQLPMNVGDSHYDPLFPFGFGLTTKGNKAT; encoded by the exons ATGGCAAAAGGTACAATCTTTTTAGTGGGAATTATGCTTTTGCACTGTTTGGTAGCTATGGCAGAAGTTGAGTATTTGAAATACAAAGATCCAAAACAACCTTTGAATACTCGAATCAAGGATCTTATGGACAGAATGACATTGGAAGAGAAAATTGGTCAGATGGTTCAGATTGAACGTGTTAATGCTACTGCTGATGTTATGAAAAAGTATTTTATTg gaagtgTTCTAAGTGGTGGTGGAAGTGTTCCTAAGGTAAATGCAACTGCAAAGGATTGGGTTGatatgataaataaaattcaaaatggTGCATTATCAAGTAGGCTTGGAATTCCAATGATATATGGAGTTGATGCTGTTCATGGCCATAACAATGTCTATAATGCAACTATTTTTCCTCACAATGTTGGTCTAGGAGCTACAAG GGATCCTCAACTAGTGAAGAAGATTGGTGAAGCAACTGCGCTTGAATCCAGAGCAACTGGAATTCCATATGTTTTTGCGCCTTGCATCGCG GTATGTAGAGATCCAAGATGGGGTAGATGTTATGAAAGTTATAGTGAAGATCATAAAATAGTTCAAGCTATGACTGAAATAATTCCAGGATTGCAAGGTGATGTCCCTGCAAATTCGCCAAAGGGTGTTCCATTTGTTGCTGGAAA AAACAAAGTTGCAGCTTGTGCTAAGCATTTTGTTGGTGATGGTGGAACAACAAAAGGAATCAATGAAAACAACACAGTTGTAACTAGACATGAATTGCTTAGCATTCACATGCCAGCATACTATAACTCAATTATTCAAGGTGTCTCAACCATCATGGTCTCTTACTCAAGCTGGAATGGAGAAAAGATGCATGCTAACCGCGATTTAGTCACCGACTTTCTCAAGAACACACTCCGTTTCAGG GGTTTTGTCATATCAGATTATGAGGGAATTGATAGGATAACGTCGCCTCCTCATGCTAACTACACGTATTCAATTGAAACCGCAGTCAATGCTGGTCTTGACATG ATAATGATTCCTTATAACTACCCAGAATTCATCGATGGCCTAACCTTACtagtgaaaaataattttgtaccTATTAGTAGAATTGATGATGCAGTGAAGAGAATTTTGAGAGTTAAATTTGTGATGGGATTATTTGAAAATCCATTGGCTGATTATAGTTTTGTCGATCAGCTTGGAAGTCAG GAGCATAGAGAAATAGCTAGAGAAGCTGTGAGGAAATCATTGGTACTATTAAAGAATGGTAAAAATGTTGATAAGCCAATACTTCCTCTTCCTAAAAAGGCTTCAAAAGTACTTGTTGCTGGAAGCCATGCTGATAATCTAGGATATCAATGTGGTGGATGGACTATTGAATGGCAAGGAGTTGATGGAAACAACTTTACTAGTG GTACCACAATTTTAAGTGCTATTAAAAACACAGTTGACAAAGACACAGAGGTAGTGTACCAAGAAAATCCTTCTTTAGACTATGtaaaatcaaatgatttttcATATGCAATTGTGGTAGTCGGAGAGACACCATATGCTGAAACAAAAGGTGACAGCTTAAACTTGACAATTTCCGGTAACGGAACACAAACAATAAACAATGTATGCGGCGGAGTCAAATGTGTTGTCGTGTTAATCACGGGTAGACCAGTGGTTATTCAACCATATGTTGACACAATTGATGGGCTTGTTGCTGCTTGGCTTCCTGGTAGTGAAGGTTATGGTGTTACAGATGTTTTGTTTGGTGATTATGGATTTAGTGGTAAACTTCCAAGGACATGGTTTAAGACTGTTGATCAGTTACCTATGAATGTTGGTGATTCTCATTATGATCCTTTGTTTCCATTTGGATTTGGTCTTACAACTAAAGGGAATAAGGCTACCTag
- the LOC123884034 gene encoding beta-glucosidase BoGH3B-like: MAKCTFFLVGFLLLHCWVAMAEDEHWKYKDPKQPLNTRIQDLMERMTLEEKIGQMVQIERVNATDDVMKKYFIGSVLSGGGSAPKVNATAKDWVDMINKIQKGALSTRLGIPMIYGIDAVHGHNNVYNATIFPHNVGLGATRDPQLVKKIGEATALESRATGIPYVFAPCIAVCRDPRWGRCYESYSEDHKIVQAMTEIIPGLQGDVPANSPKGVPFVAGKNKVAACAKHFVGDGGTTKGINENNTAVTSHELLSIHMPAYYNSIIQGVSTIMVSYSSWNGEKMHANRDLVTGFLKNILNFKGFVISDWQGIDKITSPPHANYTYSIEAAVNAGLDMIMVPYNYTEFIDGLTLLVKKNVVPISRIDDAVKRILRVKFAMGLFENPLADYSFVDQLGSQEHREIAREAVRKSLVLLKNGKNVDKPILPLPKKASKVLVAGSHADNLGYQCGGWTIEWQGVDGNNFTSGTTILSAIKNTVDKDTEIVYHENPSLDYVKSNDFSYAIVVVGETPYAETKGDSLNLTISDKGAKTIYNVCGKVKCVVVLITGRPVVIQPHLDMIEGLVAAWLPGSEGYGVTDVLFGDYGFSGKLPRTWFKTVDQLPMNVGDSHYDPLFPFGFGLTTEGNKAT, from the exons ATGGCAAAATGTACATTCTTTTTGGTGGGTTTTTTGCTTTTGCATTGTTGGGTAGCTATGGCAGAAGATGAGCATTGGAAATACAAAGATCCAAAGCAGCCACTAAATACTCGAATCCAAGATCTTATGGAAAGAATGACATTGGAAGAGAAAATCGGTCAGATGGTTCAGATTGAACGTGTTAATGCTACTGATGATGTGATGAAAAAGTATTTTATTG gaaGTGTTCTAAGTGGTGGTGGAAGTGCTCCTAAGGTAAATGCAACTGCAAAGGATTGGGTTGatatgataaataaaattcaaaaggGTGCATTATCAACTAGGCTTGGAATTCCAATGATATATGGAATTGATGCTGTTCATGGCCATAACAATGTCTATAACGCAACTATTTTTCCTCACAATGTTGGTCTAGGAGCTACAAG GGATCCTCAACTAGTGAAGAAGATTGGTGAAGCAACAGCCCTTGAATCTAGAGCAACTGGAATTCCATATGTCTTTGCGCCTTGCATCGCG GTATGTAGAGATCCAAGATGGGGTAGATGTTATGAAAGTTATAGTGAAGATCATAAAATAGTTCAAGCAATGACTGAAATAATTCCAGGATTGCAAGGTGATGTCCCTGCAAATTCGCCAAAGGGTGTTCCATTTGTTGCTGGAAA aAACAAGGTTGCAGCTTGTGCTAAGCACTTTGTTGGTGATGGTGGAACCACAAAAGGAATCAATGAGAACAACACAGCTGTGACCAGTCATGAATTGCTTAGCATTCACATGCCAGCTTACTATAACTCAATTATTCAAGGTGTCTCAACCATCATGGTTTCTTACTCAAGCTGGAATGGAGAAAAGATGCATGCTAATCGCGATTTAGTCACCGGCTTTCTCAAGAACATACTCAATTTTAAG GGTTTTGTCATATCAGATTGGCAGGGAATTGACAAGATAACTTCACCTCCTCATGCTAACTACACTTATTCAATTGAAGCCGCAGTCAATGCCGGACTTGATATG ATAATGGTTCCTTATAACTACACAGAATTCATAGATGGCCTAACCTTACTAGTGAAAAAGAATGTCGTACCTATCAGTAGAATTGATGATGCAGTGAAGAGAATTTTGAGAGTTAAGTTTGCGATGGGATTATTTGAAAATCCATTGGCTGATTATAGCTTTGTCGATCAGCTAGGAAGTCAG GAGCATAGAGAAATAGCTAGAGAAGCTGTGAGGAAATCATTGGTACTATTAAAGAATGGTAAAAATGTTGATAAGCCAATACTTCCTCTTCCTAAAAAGGCTTCAAAAGTACTTGTTGCTGGAAGCCATGCTGATAATCTAGGATATCAATGTGGTGGATGGACCATTGAATGGCAAGGAGTTGATGGAAACAACTTTACTAGTG GTACCACAATTTTGAGTGCTATCAAAAACACAGTTGACAAAGACACAGAGATAGTGTATCATGAGAATCCTTCTTTAGACTATGtaaaatcaaatgatttttcATATGCAATAGTGGTAGTTGGAGAGACACCATATGCTGAAACAAAAGGTGACAGCTTAAACTTGACAATTTCCGACAAAGGAGCAAAAACAATATACAATGTATGCGGCAAAGTAAAATGTGTTGTTGTTTTAATCACGGGTAGACCTGTTGTTATTCAACCACATCTTGACATGATTGAAGGACTTGTTGCTGCTTGGCTTCCGGGTAGTGAAGGTTATGGTGTTACTGATGTTTTATTTGGTGATTATGGATTTAGTGGTAAACTTCCAAGGACATGGTTTAAGACTGTTGATCAGTTACCTATGAATGTTGGTGATTCTCATTATGATCCTTTGTTTCCATTTGGATTTGGTCTTACAACCGAAGGGAATAAAGCTACTTAG
- the LOC123884033 gene encoding DNA ligase 1-like encodes MEDTSKISLKIKTEDEKEGDVKEDKSELEVELKVKNKSVEKKKKHKDERKADDSKDIGENGSEKKHDDKDEKDKKKKEKKEKDDKSDTKKNKEKTAKDNEDNSEKKEKMKSKEKKDKGEVVVEDKKGKDNEDDDGKKEKKKDEKKKKDKDEEIKTKKDKGKEDEGVDSEEKKEKSKKKDEKKKHKDEDVEKLKGKGDKDDGEENKKEKKGKKEKDNDSEKNDEGEEKKDVKKKEKKDKGNGDEDDGSENKKKKKDKKEKEKDKDEKINPEKDSEKTDEKEKKDKKKKEKKDKGGEDGDEKDGKKVIKKKEKKDDKDEVISRELGEQKVEEKEEEVDEKEVKEKKKTEDKDKGGKKRKLTGKDKTKDLSKLKQKLEKINGKVAALLEEKADIEKQIREEEDEGYVVVEKANDVVE; translated from the coding sequence ATGGAAGACACATCAAAAATATCTCTGAAGATCAAGACTGAGGATGAAAAAGAAGGCGATGTGAAGGAAGATAAGTCTGAGCTAGAAGTAGAACTGAAGGTTAAGAACAAATCagtagagaaaaagaaaaagcataAGGATGAGAGGAAAGCAGATGATTCCAAAGATATCGGCGAGAATGGTAGTGAGAAGAAACACGACGATAAGGATGAAAAGGacaagaagaaaaaggaaaagaaagaaaaagatgacAAAAGTGacacaaagaaaaacaaagagaaaactGCTAAGGACAACGAGGATAATtcggaaaagaaagaaaagatgaagAGTAAGGAAAAGAAAGACAAGGGTGAAGTAGTTGTTGAGGATAAAAAGGGAAAAgacaatgaagatgatgatggtaagaaagagaaaaaaaaggatgagaagaagaaaaaggacAAGGATGAAGAAATTAAAACAAAGAAGGACAAGGGGAAAGAAGATGAAGGAGTGGATAGTgaagagaagaaggaaaaaagcaaaaaaaaagatGAGAAGAAAAAACACAAGGATGAAGATGTCGAGAAATTGAAGGGAAAGGGAGACAAGGATGACGGCGAAGAGAATAAGAAGGAGAAGAAGggtaagaaagaaaaagataatgACAGTGAAAAAAATGATGAAGGAGAAGAGAAGAAGGAtgtgaagaaaaaagaaaagaaagacaaGGGAAATGGAGATGAGGATGACGGCAGTgagaataagaagaagaaaaaggataagaaagaaaaagagaaagacaagGATGAGAAAATCAATCCTGAGAAGGACAGTGAAAAAACTGATGAAAAAGAGAAgaaggataagaagaaaaaagaaaagaaagacaaGGGTGGGGAAGACGGGGACGAGAAAGATGggaaaaaagtaataaaaaagaaagagaagaaagatGATAAGGATGAAGTTATTTCGAGGGAGTTAGGTGAACAAAAGGTTGAAGAGAAAGAGGAAGAAGTTGATGAGAAGGAagtgaaagagaagaagaaaacagaaGACAAGGACAAAGGTGGGAAGAAGAGAAAGTTAACTGGAAAGGACAAGACCAAAGATCTTAGCAAGCTGAAGCAAaagcttgaaaaaattaatgGGAAAGTAGCAGCACTTCTTGAAGAAAAGGCAGACATAGAAAAACAaataagagaagaagaagatgaaggttaCGTGGTCGTGGAGAAGGCAAACGATGTAGTTGAGTAG